Proteins from one bacterium genomic window:
- a CDS encoding biotin/lipoyl-containing protein codes for MKKLRLTLNGTIYEVTVEVLEDDEQYVTGSNTMSGLPSSPGAPRPRRAEPSPAAPRPPAPAQAHTAADGNAITAPLAGTVRKVLVQVGETVEAKTQAFVLDAMKMDTYIYAPHHGTVQEVCVQVGDTVQVGTVLARYRSEG; via the coding sequence ATGAAGAAACTGCGCCTGACGCTGAACGGAACGATCTACGAAGTGACGGTCGAAGTGCTCGAGGACGACGAGCAGTACGTCACCGGCTCCAACACGATGTCGGGGCTGCCGTCGTCGCCGGGAGCGCCGCGGCCCCGCCGCGCCGAGCCCTCGCCCGCGGCTCCGCGCCCGCCTGCGCCCGCCCAAGCCCACACGGCCGCCGACGGGAACGCCATCACGGCCCCGTTGGCCGGCACCGTGCGCAAGGTGCTGGTGCAGGTCGGCGAAACCGTCGAAGCGAAGACGCAGGCCTTCGTGCTCGACGCCATGAAGATGGACACCTACATCTACGCCCCGCACCACGGCACCGTCCAGGAAGTGTGCGTCCAGGTCGGCGACACCGTCCAGGTGGGCACGGTGCTGGCCCGCTACCGGTCGGAGGGGTGA